Proteins from a single region of Gossypium arboreum isolate Shixiya-1 chromosome 1, ASM2569848v2, whole genome shotgun sequence:
- the LOC108482379 gene encoding cyclin-dependent protein kinase inhibitor SMR3-like, with translation MYSKLKPVPFMGVSSTMELSFLVRPPLEFNEDCGTATNVKQEEEEEKSKLVTMGTSESEVVAAANDYQDENDNDGFKTNDGFKTPTSLDHKIPAAAILKCPPAPRKPKSLPIISSPAKRKSLRRRILLDLTKEIESLFPPALIADLGNKIKKVRQGSDFK, from the coding sequence ATGTACTCAAAATTAAAACCAGTTCCATTCATGGGTGTCTCAAGTACCATGGAACTCAGTTTCTTGGTTAGGCCTCCTCTAGAATTCAATGAAGATTGTGGAACTGCAACTAATGTTAAacaggaagaagaagaagagaagagcAAGTTGGTGACGATGGGTACTTCTGAATCTGAGGTGGTTGCTGCTGCTAATGATTATCAAGATGAAAACGACAACGATGGGTTCAAGACCAACGATGGGTTCAAGACTCCTACTTCATTGGACCATAAAATCCCAGCCGCCGCCATCCTCAAGTGCCCACCTGCACCAAGGAAACCAAAATCCCTCCCCATTATATCGTCACCAGCAAAACGAAAATCTCTTCGCAGgagaattttgcttgatttgACGAAAGAGATCGAGTCTTTGTTCCCTCCAGCTCTTATTGCAGATCTAGGGAACAAGATTAAGAAAGTCAGACAAGGAAGTGACTTCAAATGA